The genomic segment CATCGGTGATCATTGCTACAGCTTCGCATTACTCTGGTATTTGCTCCAAGCAACCAAATCGGGTACGGTCCTGAGCCTGCTCGCAATCCCGGAAATGGTGGCAGGTCTCATGTTTTACCTCGTCGGCGGGGTTATGGCTGATCGGTACAGCCCACGCATGCTTATGGTAGGTGCGGATGTTGCGCGAATTGTTGTCGCGATCACGGTTGGCATCCTGGTCTACATGGGTGTAGAAGAGTTTGCCTTTTTTCTGGCAGCCCAATTCTTGTTGGGGTTGTTCTCCAGTCTGTTTCAGCCAGCACGGACCGTTGCACTCAAATCAGTGGTTCCCCAAGAGCAGCTAGGGCGAGCAAATGCCATCTTGGATACAACTTTCCGAACGATTCGGATTATTGCGCCAATGTCGATAGGACTGGTCGCTTCGATCATGCCGCTGTCTACTTTGTTTTTTGTCAACGCAGGCAGCTATTTGATCTCCGTCTTGTTCCTTTATGCCATCCGTATTTCGTTGACCGATCAACAACGAGTATCTGCTACGAAAATGACACCCAGCCAGTACGCCCGGGATATTGCCTCAGGTTTACAGGAGCTAAAACAAAATCGTGTTCTGTTCTTGATTCTTCTCTTTAGCAATATGGGCTTTCTCGTCTGGCAAGTCACTTACACGGTGGGCTTCCCGTTTATGGCAGAGCGCATGCAGCAAGGAAACGGAAGTACATTAGCTGTCTTGTTGGGCTTTTACGGGATTGGGAACTTGCTGGGAAGCCTGCACATGGCTCGCTCGTTCTACACTCGGTATTTGTTTGTGATTTTGATTGGATGGGTGTTTCAGGCAGTCGGATTCCTGTTGCTTACGACAGGAGGCACCGCTCACTGGATTGCCTTCCTCGGAGCTGCCGTGGCAGGGATCGGAGGGCCGCTCATTGGTATCCCGACCGTAACTGCCATTCAAATCAAAGCGTCCAGCAACAGTACAGGCAAAATTTTTGCGATCAACATGCTCATGTTCACCTTCTTTTGTACATTGTCCAGCAGCCTGGGTGCAATCTGGATGGGCAAATGGCCAGTCGAGCAGCTTTTCCTCGTCAGTGGACTATTCCTCGCTGCCATGAGCTTCGCAGGCTTCCTGATTGAAAAACGAAAACCAACCGCACAACACCAATCCTCCTCTGCTTAAGACGGAAGGATTGGTGTTTTCTCATTATTTGCAAAAAAACAATTGCAACTAGAATTTCCATGTCATATAATCTGACATAAATAAAAGTAGTGTCAGGTTATGTGACACAGAAAAGAGGTGGATAGGATGGAACCTACTGTCGCAAGTCTCTCGTCTGCCATTGACGCCACATGGGTCATGGTCTCGGCCATTCTGGTCATTCTCATGCAGGTTGGATTCGCCCTGCTGGAAGCTGGTTCTACTCGCATGAAAAACGCTGGTCACGTCGCAGGCAAAACGGTCCTTACCTTCGGCATCTGCTCGATTGCCTTTTGGGCGTTGGGCTTTGGGCTGACGTTTGGAGACGGCAACTCTTTCATCGGACTTTCCGGATTCTTTTTTGACGGCATGCAAAAAGACGCTTTCTCCGCTTTTTCCGCTGCAACTGTTCCTATCTCGATTCTCTTCCTCTTTCAACTCGCTTTTGCAGCCGTTTCACTCGCGATCGCCTGGGGCGGTTTTGCTGAACGCGCCAAGCTGTCCATTTATTTTATTTTCAGCGTACTGTTTACTGTCCTCATCTATCCTGTCGTCGGTCACTGGGTATGGGGCGGCGGTTGGTTGGCACAGCTCGGAATGCAAGACTTCGCTGGTTCTACAGTTGTCCATCTCCAAGGTGCCATCGTCGCACTCGTCGCCACTATCCTTTTGAAGCCTCGTATTGGAAAATACAATCGCGACGGCAGCTCCAATCTGATTCCTGGTCACAATCAGGTCTACTCTGTCTTAGGTGTTCTGTTTCTTTGGATCGGCTGGTTTGGCTTTAACGCCGGCTCCACGCTCGGCAGCACATCAGGATTTTTCGGCTATATCGCCGTTACTACCAATCTCGCTACCGCAGCAGGCGCTGTCGCCGCTCTCGCTATCTCCTGGATCGTCATGGGAAAAGCAGATATTCCAAGCATGCTCAACGGCGTCCTCGCTGCTCTCGTCGCGATTACAGCATCCTGCGCCTTCGTCGATCCGTGGGCAGCTGTCGTGATCGGTGCTGTGTCAGGTATTCTCACATTCTATACATCCATTTGGTTTGACCGCATGGGGATTGATGATCCTGTCTTTGCTTTTTCCGTGCATGGGGTGGCTGGCATTTGGGGAACGTTGTCCACGGGTTTATTCGCTACCCCGGAGCTTGCCGAAAAGGTCGGCGTTGGCGGTCCTGGGCTGTTTTATGGCGGCGGTCTGCATCAGTTAGGGGTTCAGGCCTTGGGCTTGGCTGGCTCCGCGCTCTATGTTTTCATAATAGCCTTCATCATTTTGTATGTATTAAAAGTAACCATTGGCCTGCGAGTTACTGAAGAGGAAGAGGTGGTTGGTCTTGACCTTAGCGAACACGGGGGATACGGCTATCCCGAACTACTCCAGCCTGAACGCGTACGACCGGCTGCACCTACCCAAAGCAGCACCTCTCACTCTCTCACCTGAACAAGTGGAAAAAATACGGAACGTTGACTCCTTTGACGAGCTGGCCTTGTTGCGACGAGAATTGTTGGACCCTACTCCGTTGCGTCCATTGAATCGCGCAGGGGAGTTGGCTCCCTTTTCTATCGTCGTCAATCTGATTCACGACAATCTCATTCGACAAGGGGTGCTCCTCGCAGTGAACGATCTTGCCAAAAGAGGCTTGGGCACCCCTCCCGTCCCCTTTGCCTTTCTGCAATTCGGCAGTGGAGGCCGATCTGAGCAAGCACTCATCAGCGATCAGGATAACGGCCTTGTCTACCAACTGCCAGATCATCTGGGCGAGCAGGAAACTGAAAAGATACATGGCTATTTTCAATTGCTGGGGGCGACGATCGTTGCTGGTTTGGAGGTAGCTGGCTATCCTCCCTGCCAAGGGAATGTGACTTGCCTCTCCCCCAAATGGCGAGGCAGCACCGAACAATGGCTGGACCAAATAGACAGATGGGTCTCTCACCCCATCTGGGAGAACGCCCGTTATTTACTGCTCGCAAGTGACGTGCGTGTCTTATGGGGCGAATCCGCCATTTTTACTCCCGTCCATGACCGCTTCCGTCAATTGCTTGCAGGGAACGTCTTCTTGCTGAATCGACTGGTGAGCAATACGTTGCATTATCGGGTGCCACTCGGAATCTTCGGCAGAGTTTTACCTGAGGTCCATGGACGCTTCCGCGGCGCCATCAATGTGAAGTACGGCATTTATTTGCCACTGGTGAATTGCGTACGGCATTTTGCCTTGGCGCATGGCATCTTTGCCAGTTCTACCTTGGAGCGACTCGACCAACTCGGTGAAAAAGGAGTCTGGAGCAAAAGCTTTTGTGACGAGGTAGCCGCATACTTCCGGCAAATTCAAGGTTTGCGACTGATCGCTCCTCTCCATTGGGAAGATGGGCAATACACGAGTAATAGCTATATCAAACTAGGGGAGCTGTCTCCTGACACCCAAGTGATGGTAAAACAGTCGATGAAGCTGGCGATCCGTCTGCAAAAAATGACAGAAAAGCTCCCATCCGTTTTTGGGGGATAGGAGGAGATTGCGTGGCAAAATGGGACTTATTCGGTCGCATTTGGCATATGAGCCGGGCTATGTCACCTATAGCAGATGACAAACAGCACATCGCCTATTTGCGCTCTATCTCAAAAGTGAATAAACCAGTCGATTCCAGTGCCGATATTCCTCTACACGATCTGGAGGTTGTCGTCATCGATCTGGAAACGACCGGTTTTTATCCCGATCACGGAGACGCGATTATATCGATGGGAGCAGTCGCCATGAGAGGAGAACACCTCCTCCTCGGCGACTCTTTTTATACGTTGGTCAATCCCGGTCGGACGATTCCTCCTCACATCCGCTCTCTCACCGGGATTACCGATGATATGGTTGCCGATGCCCCTGAGCTGTTAGAGGCTTTGTCCCGTTTTTTTCAATTCGTTGGAGATCGTCCGCTCGTTGCCCATCATTCTCGCCATGAGCGTGAATTTTTACGATCTGGACTTTGGAAAACGAGCCGGCGTCCGTTTACCCATCGCATGCTGGATACGATGCTGCTCATCCGATTGTTAAATAATCCGATTGGCAACGGCTCGCTGGACGCCCTCTGTGCGGCACACGATATCCCGATCTCACGCAGGCATCACGCTTACTGTGACGCTGTTGCCGCTGGTACGCTCTGGGCGAAGTATTTGATGAAAGCACAATCCCTAGGCTTTACAAACCTGCGGCAGGTTTACGAGGCCGTACGCTAGAATTAGTTCG from the Brevibacillus brevis genome contains:
- a CDS encoding ammonium transporter; the encoded protein is MEPTVASLSSAIDATWVMVSAILVILMQVGFALLEAGSTRMKNAGHVAGKTVLTFGICSIAFWALGFGLTFGDGNSFIGLSGFFFDGMQKDAFSAFSAATVPISILFLFQLAFAAVSLAIAWGGFAERAKLSIYFIFSVLFTVLIYPVVGHWVWGGGWLAQLGMQDFAGSTVVHLQGAIVALVATILLKPRIGKYNRDGSSNLIPGHNQVYSVLGVLFLWIGWFGFNAGSTLGSTSGFFGYIAVTTNLATAAGAVAALAISWIVMGKADIPSMLNGVLAALVAITASCAFVDPWAAVVIGAVSGILTFYTSIWFDRMGIDDPVFAFSVHGVAGIWGTLSTGLFATPELAEKVGVGGPGLFYGGGLHQLGVQALGLAGSALYVFIIAFIILYVLKVTIGLRVTEEEEVVGLDLSEHGGYGYPELLQPERVRPAAPTQSSTSHSLT
- a CDS encoding DUF294 nucleotidyltransferase-like domain-containing protein; protein product: MRRELLDPTPLRPLNRAGELAPFSIVVNLIHDNLIRQGVLLAVNDLAKRGLGTPPVPFAFLQFGSGGRSEQALISDQDNGLVYQLPDHLGEQETEKIHGYFQLLGATIVAGLEVAGYPPCQGNVTCLSPKWRGSTEQWLDQIDRWVSHPIWENARYLLLASDVRVLWGESAIFTPVHDRFRQLLAGNVFLLNRLVSNTLHYRVPLGIFGRVLPEVHGRFRGAINVKYGIYLPLVNCVRHFALAHGIFASSTLERLDQLGEKGVWSKSFCDEVAAYFRQIQGLRLIAPLHWEDGQYTSNSYIKLGELSPDTQVMVKQSMKLAIRLQKMTEKLPSVFGG
- a CDS encoding MFS transporter, which produces MDSSSSLWKNSSFLKLWLAQMTASIGDHCYSFALLWYLLQATKSGTVLSLLAIPEMVAGLMFYLVGGVMADRYSPRMLMVGADVARIVVAITVGILVYMGVEEFAFFLAAQFLLGLFSSLFQPARTVALKSVVPQEQLGRANAILDTTFRTIRIIAPMSIGLVASIMPLSTLFFVNAGSYLISVLFLYAIRISLTDQQRVSATKMTPSQYARDIASGLQELKQNRVLFLILLFSNMGFLVWQVTYTVGFPFMAERMQQGNGSTLAVLLGFYGIGNLLGSLHMARSFYTRYLFVILIGWVFQAVGFLLLTTGGTAHWIAFLGAAVAGIGGPLIGIPTVTAIQIKASSNSTGKIFAINMLMFTFFCTLSSSLGAIWMGKWPVEQLFLVSGLFLAAMSFAGFLIEKRKPTAQHQSSSA
- a CDS encoding 3'-5' exonuclease; protein product: MAKWDLFGRIWHMSRAMSPIADDKQHIAYLRSISKVNKPVDSSADIPLHDLEVVVIDLETTGFYPDHGDAIISMGAVAMRGEHLLLGDSFYTLVNPGRTIPPHIRSLTGITDDMVADAPELLEALSRFFQFVGDRPLVAHHSRHEREFLRSGLWKTSRRPFTHRMLDTMLLIRLLNNPIGNGSLDALCAAHDIPISRRHHAYCDAVAAGTLWAKYLMKAQSLGFTNLRQVYEAVR